One part of the Williamwhitmania taraxaci genome encodes these proteins:
- a CDS encoding tetratricopeptide repeat protein has translation MNKVAHLISKFTKNLVGTSQTADAYYNKGTAKIDRRDYAGAIADFTKAIEINPKDAGAYNKRAEAKGALCDHEGASADFKAAIKIDNSHAGF, from the coding sequence ATGAATAAGGTAGCCCACTTAATATCCAAATTCACCAAAAATCTAGTAGGTACCAGCCAAACGGCCGATGCTTACTACAATAAAGGAACAGCAAAAATTGACCGCCGTGACTATGCTGGAGCCATTGCCGATTTCACAAAGGCTATCGAAATTAACCCAAAGGATGCAGGGGCCTACAATAAACGAGCCGAAGCCAAGGGGGCTCTATGCGATCACGAAGGAGCCTCGGCCGATTTTAAAGCGGCTATAAAGATTGACAACAGCCATGCAGGGTTCTGA
- a CDS encoding proline dehydrogenase family protein, with product MFNKMIAAMLPYFPKKLIWIFSKRYIAGETVEDAIRASKDLNSKGIKVTIDILGEFIKNLSEAEKNKVEYMELIDRIQKENIDGNYSLKPTMFGLLLDKDACYGHIREIVAKAASYNNFIRVDMEDSPCTDMEIELYRKLKAEFPKNVGLVVQAYMKRTYQDLENLMDIHSSETPLNYRLCKGIYVEPEAIAYKKYEEINQHYLEDLEYMLKNGVYPGIATHDKPLIDGAYKLIEKYNVPKNMYEFQMLYGVTPELRNSIVEKGHTMRIYIPYGKQWFGYSTRRLKENPKMASLIIKALFFRG from the coding sequence ATGTTTAACAAGATGATTGCAGCTATGCTGCCCTACTTTCCCAAGAAGTTAATCTGGATTTTTTCGAAGCGCTACATCGCCGGCGAAACTGTTGAAGATGCCATTCGCGCATCCAAAGACCTCAATTCCAAAGGCATTAAGGTAACTATCGACATTCTGGGCGAATTCATTAAGAATCTCAGTGAAGCCGAGAAGAACAAGGTTGAATACATGGAACTTATCGACCGTATTCAGAAGGAGAACATCGATGGCAACTACTCCCTAAAGCCCACCATGTTCGGACTACTGCTCGACAAGGATGCTTGCTATGGCCATATCCGTGAAATCGTAGCAAAGGCAGCATCTTACAACAACTTCATCCGTGTAGACATGGAGGATTCCCCCTGCACCGATATGGAAATTGAACTCTATCGCAAGCTAAAGGCCGAGTTTCCTAAGAATGTAGGTCTGGTGGTACAAGCTTACATGAAACGCACCTATCAGGATTTGGAAAACCTAATGGATATCCACTCCTCCGAAACGCCACTGAACTACCGCCTTTGCAAGGGTATCTACGTGGAGCCAGAAGCCATTGCATACAAAAAGTATGAGGAAATCAACCAACACTACCTCGAAGACCTCGAGTATATGCTTAAGAACGGCGTTTACCCAGGAATTGCCACTCACGACAAACCACTTATAGATGGCGCCTACAAGCTTATAGAGAAGTACAACGTACCGAAAAACATGTACGAGTTTCAGATGCTATATGGCGTTACGCCCGAACTTCGCAACTCCATTGTTGAAAAAGGCCACACCATGCGTATATACATACCATACGGCAAGCAATGGTTTGGCTACTCCACTCGCCGCCTAAAGGAAAACCCTAAAATGGCCAGCCTCATTATTAAGGCACTGTTTTTTAGAGGATAA
- a CDS encoding AlbA family DNA-binding domain-containing protein, with protein MLKPGKKTYIEELISRGEGEMLDFKHSINDSKKIARSVAAFANTKGGILLIGVKDNGSIVGVNSDEEFYMVEAAAQLYCKPEVPFEVKKWPVNGKMVLEVIIKPSLRGPHTAPDKNGTYLAFVRVADENFVASPIQYKVWKAEKQREAITFTITGKEQHLMEILRNNGKVSAAEYAKAAFISLDEAEEFLVKMVVLRLAKLESATDEAPYFLGYRL; from the coding sequence ATGCTTAAGCCGGGAAAAAAGACATACATCGAAGAACTCATTAGCCGTGGTGAAGGGGAAATGCTCGATTTCAAGCACTCCATTAACGACTCCAAAAAGATTGCCCGATCTGTTGCCGCATTTGCCAACACCAAGGGCGGCATTCTGCTTATTGGAGTAAAGGACAACGGCTCCATTGTTGGGGTAAACTCCGACGAAGAGTTCTACATGGTGGAAGCTGCAGCACAACTTTACTGTAAACCAGAGGTTCCTTTTGAAGTTAAGAAATGGCCGGTGAATGGTAAAATGGTGCTAGAGGTTATCATAAAGCCAAGCCTGCGAGGACCCCATACTGCCCCCGACAAAAACGGCACTTACCTCGCTTTTGTTCGTGTGGCCGATGAGAACTTTGTGGCAAGCCCCATTCAATACAAAGTATGGAAGGCCGAGAAACAGCGTGAAGCCATAACCTTTACCATCACAGGTAAGGAACAACACCTGATGGAAATCCTGCGCAATAACGGAAAAGTTTCAGCGGCCGAATATGCAAAGGCCGCCTTCATTTCCTTGGATGAAGCCGAAGAATTTTTAGTTAAAATGGTAGTGCTCCGGCTTGCCAAGTTGGAGTCGGCCACCGACGAAGCACCATACTTCTTAGGCTATAGACTCTAG
- a CDS encoding serpin family protein, whose translation MKKNILIAVLFASTSAFGQQAAKNSDFAFRLYSEMKATPGNIIVSPNSISEAMAMVYSGAGGTTKEQIAKTMGFNMNFCKHFKSFKTVNNSLAKTKSVELYRANSIWVESTFRPKNSFIRKNTKLFGAAIFKTDFLNNANKSRKDINLWVEGNTKNRIMDLLPEGSIDNNTRMVLVNSIYFYGSWETAFSPKATQKETFNSPSKPIEVNFLHANGEYQFNETEDYKIVEVPFKGSEVVLLAFLPSETAGMTSLEAQLSPEFVKQASANLKKAHIDLKLPKIKLETESVRIDKHLATMGMPLAFSSDADFSGISKNQDLQIDKIFHKAFLEFTEEGAEAAAATAVIISRTAINPKDALRFWANRPFIFLIWDKTNNVILFMGRIETPNA comes from the coding sequence ATGAAAAAAAACATACTAATAGCAGTACTATTTGCCAGCACTTCCGCTTTTGGTCAGCAAGCAGCCAAAAACAGCGATTTTGCATTCCGTCTTTATTCCGAAATGAAGGCCACACCTGGCAACATCATCGTTAGTCCCAACAGTATTTCGGAGGCAATGGCGATGGTCTATTCGGGTGCTGGAGGAACCACCAAGGAACAGATTGCGAAAACCATGGGGTTCAATATGAATTTCTGCAAGCACTTCAAGAGTTTTAAGACTGTAAACAACAGCCTAGCAAAAACAAAATCGGTGGAACTCTACCGGGCCAACAGTATTTGGGTTGAGAGCACTTTTAGGCCTAAGAACTCCTTTATAAGAAAAAACACCAAGTTATTTGGCGCAGCCATCTTCAAAACCGACTTCCTCAACAATGCAAACAAGTCGCGCAAGGATATTAACCTATGGGTGGAGGGTAATACAAAGAATAGAATTATGGATCTTCTACCCGAAGGTAGTATCGACAACAACACCCGCATGGTGCTGGTTAACTCAATCTACTTTTATGGAAGTTGGGAGACAGCATTCAGCCCTAAAGCAACACAGAAGGAGACATTCAACTCGCCTAGCAAGCCTATTGAGGTAAACTTCTTACACGCAAATGGCGAATACCAATTCAACGAAACAGAAGACTATAAAATAGTTGAGGTTCCATTTAAAGGTAGCGAAGTAGTTCTTCTGGCATTTCTCCCAAGCGAAACTGCAGGAATGACGTCGCTTGAGGCGCAACTCTCCCCAGAATTCGTAAAACAAGCTTCTGCAAATCTTAAAAAAGCACATATCGACCTAAAGTTACCCAAGATAAAGTTAGAGACTGAAAGCGTTAGAATCGACAAACACTTAGCCACCATGGGCATGCCGCTTGCCTTTTCCAGCGACGCCGATTTTAGCGGAATTTCCAAAAACCAAGATCTCCAAATCGACAAGATTTTTCATAAGGCATTTCTAGAATTTACCGAAGAAGGTGCTGAAGCGGCAGCGGCAACCGCTGTTATAATTTCGAGAACCGCCATTAATCCGAAAGACGCTTTACGGTTTTGGGCCAACCGTCCCTTCATCTTTCTTATCTGGGATAAGACCAACAACGTAATACTTTTCATGGGCCGCATCGAAACTCCAAATGCTTAA